One window of Tepidanaerobacter acetatoxydans Re1 genomic DNA carries:
- a CDS encoding TatD family hydrolase produces the protein MFVDVHAHLDDEAFDGDRQEVLAKIKEAGIIVVNAGSDIASSRFSVKLAQEYDFIYACVGVHPHEAQKVEQNYINELEELAGNPKVIGIGEIGLDYYYDISERNIQQRVFEEQIELAKSLNLPIVVHNREAHKDTAEILKKTLPAKGLMHCYSGSLEMAQEFIQLGFYFSFGGVITFKNAKKPKEVASKLPLDRILLETDCPYLSPEPYRGKRNDPTRIPIIAGQMANLREISVEEVRAATYSNFNRLFNLPH, from the coding sequence ATGTTTGTAGATGTACATGCACATTTAGATGATGAGGCCTTTGACGGTGACAGACAGGAAGTTCTTGCAAAGATAAAAGAAGCCGGCATAATAGTTGTAAATGCCGGCTCGGATATAGCTTCCAGCCGATTTTCCGTGAAACTTGCACAAGAATATGACTTTATATATGCATGTGTAGGGGTTCACCCTCATGAAGCTCAAAAAGTCGAACAAAACTATATAAACGAACTTGAAGAGCTTGCAGGCAATCCAAAGGTAATCGGCATAGGTGAAATTGGCCTTGACTATTATTACGATATTTCCGAGCGCAATATACAGCAAAGAGTTTTTGAGGAGCAGATAGAGCTTGCAAAAAGCTTAAATCTTCCCATAGTAGTCCACAACCGGGAGGCACATAAAGATACCGCCGAAATACTTAAAAAAACTCTACCTGCCAAAGGCTTGATGCACTGCTATTCAGGCAGTCTTGAAATGGCACAGGAATTTATCCAACTGGGATTTTATTTTTCTTTCGGGGGAGTTATCACATTTAAAAACGCCAAAAAGCCCAAGGAAGTAGCTTCAAAGCTCCCGCTGGACAGGATTCTCCTTGAAACCGATTGTCCATATCTTTCGCCTGAACCCTACAGAGGCAAGCGCAATGATCCCACACGTATTCCAATCATTGCCGGGCAAATGGCAAACCTTCGCGAAATATCTGTTGAAGAAGTAAGAGCGGCTACTTACTCTAACTTTAACAGATTATTTAATCTGCCTCATTAA
- a CDS encoding TatD family nuclease-associated radical SAM protein has protein sequence MISYKLGDSLYLNITNRCTNNCEFCIRQYGADVGGCNLILDKEPTTKEIIDAIGDPTEYKEVVFCGYGEPLLRIQVVVDVAKHLKKNYPNVPIRINTNGQANLIYGEDVTPHFEGLVDVISVSLNAENAEKYNEICHPEHGEDAFYSILEFIRKSKNYVPKVVVSVVDIPEIDIDKCRKLAEELGVEFRVRRYEKKIG, from the coding sequence ATGATATCTTATAAATTGGGGGATTCGCTGTATTTAAACATTACTAACAGGTGTACAAATAATTGCGAATTTTGTATACGACAATATGGAGCTGATGTGGGAGGATGCAATCTGATATTGGATAAAGAACCCACGACCAAGGAAATCATCGATGCAATAGGTGACCCTACTGAGTATAAAGAGGTGGTTTTTTGCGGATATGGTGAGCCTCTCTTGCGGATACAAGTAGTGGTCGATGTGGCCAAGCACCTGAAAAAAAACTATCCAAATGTGCCTATAAGAATCAATACTAACGGTCAGGCCAACCTGATTTATGGAGAAGATGTGACGCCGCATTTTGAAGGCTTGGTAGATGTTATTTCCGTAAGTCTGAATGCGGAAAATGCAGAAAAGTACAATGAAATATGTCATCCCGAGCATGGGGAGGATGCGTTTTATTCCATATTAGAATTTATCCGTAAATCTAAAAATTATGTTCCTAAAGTAGTGGTATCGGTAGTAGATATACCGGAAATAGACATCGACAAGTGCCGCAAGCTTGCCGAAGAACTTGGTGTTGAATTTAGAGTTAGACGTTATGAAAAAAAGATAGGTTAA
- the rsmA gene encoding 16S rRNA (adenine(1518)-N(6)/adenine(1519)-N(6))-dimethyltransferase RsmA — MKKYNIKADKRLGQHFLIDSRPLLSMIEAAQLSPEDEVLEIGPGLGVLTLELGTRAKRVVAVEKDRQLIPVLDDLTRDFKNICILEEDVLKLDLEKMSESLFGGRFKVIANLPYYITNPIIMKIIENRNMVTLAVLMVQKEVAQRLTACPGKKDYGILSIAVKLYADVNMICTIGRESFLPPPKVESAVVRLTLRQEPRVQLKDESFFFKVVEAAFGERRKTIKNSLKSRLALAGTDLDIIDKALEAAGIDALRRGETLSIEEYARLAEELQRHMS, encoded by the coding sequence ATGAAAAAGTATAATATAAAGGCCGATAAGCGTCTGGGACAGCACTTTTTAATAGATAGTCGGCCGCTTTTATCCATGATCGAAGCGGCACAGCTTTCGCCGGAAGATGAGGTGCTGGAGATAGGTCCGGGGCTGGGAGTGCTTACTCTAGAGCTTGGCACAAGGGCCAAGCGTGTGGTAGCTGTTGAAAAAGACAGACAATTAATACCGGTGCTGGATGATTTGACCAGAGATTTCAAAAATATTTGTATATTAGAAGAAGATGTGCTAAAATTAGATTTGGAGAAAATGAGTGAAAGCCTTTTTGGCGGCAGGTTTAAGGTGATAGCTAATCTTCCGTATTATATTACCAATCCGATTATTATGAAAATCATAGAAAATCGCAACATGGTAACGCTTGCAGTTCTGATGGTTCAAAAGGAAGTAGCTCAGCGCCTGACGGCTTGCCCGGGCAAGAAGGATTACGGTATTCTTTCCATTGCGGTTAAGCTGTATGCTGATGTAAATATGATATGTACAATAGGCAGGGAATCGTTCCTGCCGCCGCCGAAGGTGGAATCGGCCGTGGTGCGATTGACGCTGCGGCAGGAACCGAGGGTTCAGCTTAAAGATGAAAGTTTTTTTTTCAAGGTGGTTGAGGCAGCCTTTGGTGAGCGAAGAAAGACTATAAAAAATTCTCTAAAGAGCAGACTAGCTCTTGCCGGCACAGACCTTGACATTATAGATAAAGCATTAGAAGCAGCGGGTATAGATGCTCTGCGCCGAGGTGAAACTCTCTCGATTGAAGAATATGCAAGGCTTGCTGAAGAACTGCAAAGACATATGAGCTAG
- a CDS encoding ribonuclease H-like YkuK family protein produces MNFINPTKGKMSIQEMVQDIVAFMEEEPSTSYKLIIGTDSQSREESCFVTAVIIHRVGKGARYYYYRKYMSHVKNLRHKIFTETSMSLDAVTQLKEEMSKTRYKDMDVEIHVDIGQNGDTKELIREVVGWVMGSGFKVKIKPDACGATKVADKYTK; encoded by the coding sequence ATGAACTTTATTAACCCTACAAAAGGAAAAATGTCTATTCAAGAAATGGTTCAGGATATTGTAGCTTTTATGGAAGAAGAACCTTCTACATCATATAAGCTTATAATCGGTACCGATTCCCAGTCCAGAGAAGAATCATGCTTTGTTACTGCCGTGATAATTCATCGAGTCGGGAAGGGTGCCCGCTACTATTACTACAGAAAGTACATGTCACATGTTAAAAACTTACGCCATAAAATATTTACAGAAACTTCTATGTCGTTGGATGCGGTAACTCAGTTAAAAGAAGAGATGTCAAAGACCCGCTATAAGGATATGGATGTAGAAATCCATGTGGACATAGGTCAAAACGGTGATACAAAAGAGCTTATTCGAGAAGTCGTGGGCTGGGTCATGGGCAGCGGATTCAAGGTCAAAATCAAGCCTGACGCCTGTGGTGCCACTAAAGTAGCTGACAAGTATACCAAATAG
- a CDS encoding glycosyltransferase family 2 protein, protein MNVAVVPAKNEQGRIGKVLTLLQQTSVEKIVVVVNGSKDDTMQEIKALNMENVEILYFASELGIDVPRAIGAYQAYTGGATCVVFVDGDLVGNIRIQINELIYAVTTNMTDLAMTDCYPELDYSSKLAEQTLFFRTLLNLNLGFYDKIGVATPSHGPHAVSRKLLELIDFRDFAVPPVVLAFAVRQKLSVDVPTKLPQKQLGSKIRNYSHAKKIADTIIGDTIEAINYFSDKPRTRCYLNKEYQGYNPFRRFDILEKFLAVN, encoded by the coding sequence ATGAATGTTGCCGTAGTTCCTGCAAAAAATGAGCAGGGAAGAATCGGCAAGGTTCTCACTTTGCTGCAGCAAACATCGGTAGAAAAAATCGTTGTTGTGGTAAACGGGTCAAAAGATGATACCATGCAGGAAATAAAGGCATTAAATATGGAAAATGTGGAAATTCTTTATTTTGCATCGGAGTTGGGTATAGATGTTCCAAGAGCGATAGGAGCCTACCAGGCTTATACGGGCGGTGCTACTTGTGTGGTTTTTGTCGACGGTGATTTGGTGGGAAATATACGCATTCAGATAAATGAGCTTATATATGCGGTAACAACGAATATGACGGATTTAGCCATGACTGACTGCTATCCCGAATTAGATTACAGCAGCAAGTTAGCCGAACAGACTCTATTTTTTAGAACATTGTTGAATTTAAACTTGGGTTTTTACGATAAAATCGGAGTAGCCACACCTTCACATGGCCCTCATGCCGTTTCACGTAAGCTTTTAGAACTTATAGATTTTCGGGATTTTGCCGTACCACCGGTCGTTTTAGCTTTTGCCGTACGGCAGAAGCTTTCCGTTGACGTACCAACAAAGCTGCCTCAAAAACAGCTTGGTTCAAAAATACGAAATTACTCTCACGCAAAAAAAATAGCAGATACAATAATTGGCGATACTATAGAAGCCATAAACTATTTTAGCGATAAGCCTAGAACCCGCTGTTATTTAAACAAAGAATACCAGGGTTACAACCCTTTTAGACGCTTTGATATATTGGAGAAATTCTTGGCTGTGAATTAA
- the yabG gene encoding sporulation peptidase YabG — protein sequence MAKIKIGDVVARASYNKDVFFKVVDIFEEKGYCTLRGLNVRVLADAPIDDLILPTSTEIREYKKDYIKKSNESMERIFYRRELEKQKRFVRSELEENNGFFDVPGIVLHIDGDEEYLDLCLNTYRQLDIEAYGISLLEREQPKKIHSLLIKYNPDILVITGHDGLLKEKKDFSDVNNYRNSKYFIEAVQNARRFEPSLDDLVIFAGACQSHYEGILRAGANFASSPHRVFIHALDPVFIIEKIAFTSINKIISARDIIDATITGIKGIGGVETRGKLREGLPRSPYE from the coding sequence ATGGCAAAAATCAAAATAGGAGATGTGGTAGCACGTGCATCCTATAACAAAGATGTATTTTTTAAAGTAGTGGATATCTTTGAGGAAAAAGGTTATTGCACATTAAGGGGACTTAACGTCAGAGTTCTTGCCGATGCACCTATCGATGATTTAATTTTGCCTACATCCACTGAAATTAGAGAATATAAAAAAGACTATATTAAAAAAAGCAATGAATCCATGGAACGAATTTTTTATCGTAGAGAACTGGAAAAGCAAAAGCGCTTTGTTCGCAGTGAATTAGAAGAGAACAATGGTTTTTTTGATGTTCCGGGGATAGTTCTGCATATAGACGGTGATGAGGAATATTTGGATTTGTGCCTTAATACTTATAGACAATTGGATATAGAAGCCTATGGCATAAGCTTGCTTGAAAGAGAACAACCAAAGAAAATTCACAGTTTGCTAATAAAATATAATCCTGACATTTTAGTTATTACGGGTCATGATGGTTTACTTAAAGAAAAAAAGGATTTTAGCGATGTGAATAATTATAGAAATTCTAAATATTTTATTGAAGCAGTACAAAATGCCAGACGTTTTGAACCATCCCTGGATGACCTAGTGATATTTGCAGGAGCCTGTCAGTCACACTATGAAGGAATTCTTAGAGCGGGAGCTAACTTTGCAAGTTCGCCGCATAGAGTGTTTATACATGCATTGGATCCGGTGTTTATAATTGAAAAAATAGCTTTTACGTCTATCAATAAAATCATTTCCGCACGAGATATAATCGATGCAACGATAACCGGTATTAAAGGCATTGGCGGTGTTGAAACTCGGGGCAAATTAAGGGAAGGTCTTCCGCGATCACC